One genomic region from Augochlora pura isolate Apur16 chromosome 7, APUR_v2.2.1, whole genome shotgun sequence encodes:
- the LOC144472474 gene encoding monocarboxylate transporter 12 isoform X2, with protein sequence MGMGRPNIRPGRQLPNPRNSEVIRRPFCRVPPRLQSFFHCCLVDASVMLFLVQFLSYGLMVGIGAGLTFPPTVYIVTAYFEKLRGFANGLCISGSAIGTIVLPPFLQYLLDCFGYRGAVLIMGAITLNTLVCGLLYHPVEEHMIAVPVEEGIDNDALSIDEPLDKKKETVLSVDNETQSSDDKTLKEEEKLEDEDSQTASDSKETDCSGYKDESSLDDKEKEIEKEDTCNSSDKDLTKEKGSVLNYENASVLRRGSTKSESNVTDNKNGSSEMMRYSLSKSKDEKVLESPKKSLGELSEKSVSKVEEPEKSHFFDLSVLRDPIYLVILISNTTSAISNTNFMILLPSYAISQGFDKNSSALLLSVVSVFDLVGRISGASLSDINFVPKYYYFVGGLGTSGLALALLPMATSYVMLSFFCGLFGLSSGMYIGITTVILADMLGTEKLSSSYGISLFVNGVLQLVGPPACGAIFESVGSYKPIFLAFGIILILGTALWAVVPLINRKNKKDIQSV encoded by the exons ATGGGGATGGGTCGTCCTAACATCCGCCCTGGTCGTCAACTTCCTAATCCCAGGAACAGTGAAGTCATTCGGCGTCCTTTTTGTCGAGTTCCTCCACGTCTTCAAAGCTTCTTCCACTGCTGCCTCGTGGATGCCAGCGTTATGTTATTTCTTGTACAATTCCTTAG CTATGGCTTGATGGTCGGAATCGGTGCTGGTTTGACTTTCCCACCAACGGTGTACATCGTGACCGCTTATTTTGAAAAGCTGCGAGGTTTCGCCAATGGTCTATGCATTTCCGGTAGCGCGATCGGTACCATCGTTTTGCCGCCATTTCTGCAGTATCTACTCGACTGTTTCGGATACAG GGGTGCTGTATTAATAATGGGTGCAATTACACTAAATACGTTAGTTTGCGGCTTACTATACCATCCTGTGGAAGAACATATGATTGCTGTGCCCGTGGAAGAAGGAATTGATAATGATGCATTATCTATAGATGAACCTcttgataaaaagaaagagacag TGTTAAGTGTTGACAATGAAACTCAATCAAGCGATGACAAGACGCtcaaggaagaagaaaaactcgAGGATGAAGATTCACAAACAGCCAGTGACTCTAAGGAAACTGATTGCTCAGGATATAAGGATGAAAGCTCACTCGatgataaagagaaagagatagagaaggAGGATACCTGTAATTCAAGCGATAAGGATCTCACCAAAGAAAAAGGAAGTGTTTTGAACTATGAAAATGCGAGTGTATTAAGACGTGGAAGCACTAAATCAGAATCCAATGTTACGGATAACAAGAATGGAAGTTCAGAAATGATGAGGTATTCATTAAGCAAGAGTAAAGATGAAAAGGTTCTTGAAAGCCCTAAGAAGAGTTTAGGAGAATTATCTGAGAAATCAGTATCCAAGGTAGAGGAACCAGAGAAATCACACTTCTTTGATTTAAGTGTACTTAGGgatccaatttatttagtaattttgaTTTCTAATACTACCTCAGCGATTAGCAATACCAATTTTATGATCTTACTGCCTTCTTATGCCATCTCACAAGGCTTTGACAAGAATTCCTCTGCTTTGCTTCTGTCTGTGGTCTCTGTTTTTGATCTAGTTGGAAGAATCAGTGGTGCTTCATTGTCAGACATTAATTTTGTACCAAAGTATTACTATTTTGTTGGTGGTCTCGGTACTAGTGGACTAGCTTTAGCGCTATTACCCATGGCAACAAGTTATGTTATGCTTTCGTTCTTTTGTGGACTGTTTGGACTGTCTTCTGGTATGTATATTGGTATTACAACAGTAATTCTCGCAGATATGCTTGGTACTGAAAAACTTAGCTCATCGTATGGTATTTCATTGTTTGTTAATGGAGTCCTTCAACTTGTTGGACCACCTGCCTGTGGTGCCATATTCGAATCTGTAGGTTCGTACAAACCCATCTTTTTGGCATTTGGTATTATACTTATTCTTGGCACTGCATTATGGGCAGTTGTACCACttataaatcgaaagaataaaaaggatATACAATCTGTATAA
- the LOC144472474 gene encoding monocarboxylate transporter 12 isoform X1, whose product MTVKSKKTKLVPPDGGWGWVVLTSALVVNFLIPGTVKSFGVLFVEFLHVFKASSTAASWMPALCYFLYNSLGPLSSILSTKYSYKTVTIVGGAFAAVGMMSSYFANSVSYLYVSYGLMVGIGAGLTFPPTVYIVTAYFEKLRGFANGLCISGSAIGTIVLPPFLQYLLDCFGYRGAVLIMGAITLNTLVCGLLYHPVEEHMIAVPVEEGIDNDALSIDEPLDKKKETVLSVDNETQSSDDKTLKEEEKLEDEDSQTASDSKETDCSGYKDESSLDDKEKEIEKEDTCNSSDKDLTKEKGSVLNYENASVLRRGSTKSESNVTDNKNGSSEMMRYSLSKSKDEKVLESPKKSLGELSEKSVSKVEEPEKSHFFDLSVLRDPIYLVILISNTTSAISNTNFMILLPSYAISQGFDKNSSALLLSVVSVFDLVGRISGASLSDINFVPKYYYFVGGLGTSGLALALLPMATSYVMLSFFCGLFGLSSGMYIGITTVILADMLGTEKLSSSYGISLFVNGVLQLVGPPACGAIFESVGSYKPIFLAFGIILILGTALWAVVPLINRKNKKDIQSV is encoded by the exons ATGACAGTGAAAAGTAAGAAAACAAAGTTGGTCCCGCCGGATGGAGGATGGGGATGGGTCGTCCTAACATCCGCCCTGGTCGTCAACTTCCTAATCCCAGGAACAGTGAAGTCATTCGGCGTCCTTTTTGTCGAGTTCCTCCACGTCTTCAAAGCTTCTTCCACTGCTGCCTCGTGGATGCCAGCGTTATGTTATTTCTTGTACAATTCCTTAG GTCCCTTATCGAGTATCTTGTCCACAAAGTACTCCTACAAAACGGTAACCATCGTCGGTGGCGCATTCGCGGCTGTCGGAATGATGTCGAGTTACTTTGCGAACTCGGTTTCCTACTTATACGTTAG CTATGGCTTGATGGTCGGAATCGGTGCTGGTTTGACTTTCCCACCAACGGTGTACATCGTGACCGCTTATTTTGAAAAGCTGCGAGGTTTCGCCAATGGTCTATGCATTTCCGGTAGCGCGATCGGTACCATCGTTTTGCCGCCATTTCTGCAGTATCTACTCGACTGTTTCGGATACAG GGGTGCTGTATTAATAATGGGTGCAATTACACTAAATACGTTAGTTTGCGGCTTACTATACCATCCTGTGGAAGAACATATGATTGCTGTGCCCGTGGAAGAAGGAATTGATAATGATGCATTATCTATAGATGAACCTcttgataaaaagaaagagacag TGTTAAGTGTTGACAATGAAACTCAATCAAGCGATGACAAGACGCtcaaggaagaagaaaaactcgAGGATGAAGATTCACAAACAGCCAGTGACTCTAAGGAAACTGATTGCTCAGGATATAAGGATGAAAGCTCACTCGatgataaagagaaagagatagagaaggAGGATACCTGTAATTCAAGCGATAAGGATCTCACCAAAGAAAAAGGAAGTGTTTTGAACTATGAAAATGCGAGTGTATTAAGACGTGGAAGCACTAAATCAGAATCCAATGTTACGGATAACAAGAATGGAAGTTCAGAAATGATGAGGTATTCATTAAGCAAGAGTAAAGATGAAAAGGTTCTTGAAAGCCCTAAGAAGAGTTTAGGAGAATTATCTGAGAAATCAGTATCCAAGGTAGAGGAACCAGAGAAATCACACTTCTTTGATTTAAGTGTACTTAGGgatccaatttatttagtaattttgaTTTCTAATACTACCTCAGCGATTAGCAATACCAATTTTATGATCTTACTGCCTTCTTATGCCATCTCACAAGGCTTTGACAAGAATTCCTCTGCTTTGCTTCTGTCTGTGGTCTCTGTTTTTGATCTAGTTGGAAGAATCAGTGGTGCTTCATTGTCAGACATTAATTTTGTACCAAAGTATTACTATTTTGTTGGTGGTCTCGGTACTAGTGGACTAGCTTTAGCGCTATTACCCATGGCAACAAGTTATGTTATGCTTTCGTTCTTTTGTGGACTGTTTGGACTGTCTTCTGGTATGTATATTGGTATTACAACAGTAATTCTCGCAGATATGCTTGGTACTGAAAAACTTAGCTCATCGTATGGTATTTCATTGTTTGTTAATGGAGTCCTTCAACTTGTTGGACCACCTGCCTGTGGTGCCATATTCGAATCTGTAGGTTCGTACAAACCCATCTTTTTGGCATTTGGTATTATACTTATTCTTGGCACTGCATTATGGGCAGTTGTACCACttataaatcgaaagaataaaaaggatATACAATCTGTATAA
- the Rsg7 gene encoding regulator of G-protein signaling 7, which yields MVTMNSEKTAYCRKAGRSSDIGGTTDRLRRRDNQRNQCNNQNGETFDKYQSSLTYHITASCAEDTPNYLVFQKMEAIVEKMSDEVSGVPVKTVKSFMTKTPSVFTGTDLISWMMKTMTIDDQEALHVAHLMASHGYFFPIDDHCLTVRNDNTFYRFQTPYFWPSNCWEPENTDYAVYLCKRTMQNKTRLELADYEAENLAKLQKIFSRKWEFIFMQAEAQSKVDKKRDKLERKVLDSQERAFWDVYRPMPGCVNTTELDIKKACRSCKSTSESSSHLRLKPDGKASSQQGSKETPSVEALRKEIAELNSILDRPNTKVSKVSEALIGYFEQYVEYDPFFTQPEFTNPWVSDNPEMWEQERLAKEVSTRRVKRWAFSLQELLQDPVGRDQLTRFLDKEFSGENLKFWEAVQELKTLPQKEIQTKINEIWNEYLGPDASCPINVDSRSYEITKKNLQKPDRWCFDVAAAHVYHLMKSDSYSRYLRSEMYKDFLNGSKKKTSVKGIRSIVSFSGRRDTTTS from the exons ATGGTAACAATGAATTCAGAAAAAACGGCATATTGCCGAAAAGCTGGTAGGAGCAGTGATATTGGTGGAACAACTGATCGACTAAGGCGTAGAGATAATCAAAGAAATCAATGTAATAATCAGAATGGGGAAACATTTGACAAATATCAGAGTAGTCTTACATATCACATCACTGCCTCGTGTGCCGAAGATACACCCAATTATCTTGTATTCCAAAAa ATGGAAGCCATTGTAGAAAAAATGTCAGATGAAGTATCAGGTGTTCCAGTGAAAACGGTGAAGAGCTTTATGACAAAAACACCTTCAGTTTTTACGG GTACAGATTTAATATCGTGGATGATGAAGACTATGACTATAGATGACCAAGAAGCTCTTCATGTGGCACATCTTATGGCATCCCATGGATATTTTTTTCCTATTGACGACCACTGCCTTACTGTTAGAAACGATAATACGTTTTACAGATTTCAAACACCATATTTTTGGCCATCAAATTGTTGGGAACCAGAAAATACAGATTATG CTGTTTATTTATGCAAGAGAACAATGCAGAATAAAACACGTTTAGAATTAGCAGATTATGAGGCTGAGAATTTGGCCAAATTACAAAAGATATTTTCGCGAAAATGGGAGTTCATTTTTATGCAGGCAGAAGCACAAAGTAAAGTTGacaaaaagagagataaaCTGGAACGCAAAGTGTTGGACAGTCAAGAAAGGGCTTTTTGGGATGTATATAGACCAATG CCTGGATGTGTGAATACTACAgaattagatattaaaaaagcaTGTCGTAGTTGTAAATCAACTTCAGAATCAAGTTCACATTTACGACTAAAGCCTGATGGTAAAGCTTCTTCTCAACAAGGATCAAAAGAGACACCATCAGTGGAAGCATTGCGTAAGGAGATTGCAGAATTAAACAGTATACTAGATCGACCAAATACAAAAGTATCAAAAGTATCAGAGGC TCTCATTGGATATTTTGAGCAATATGTAGAGTATGATCCCTTTTTTACACAACCTGAATTCACAAATCCATGGGTATCAGATAATCCTGAAATGTGGGAACAAGAAAGATTAGC gaAAGAAGTATCAACAAGAAGAGTAAAAAGATGGGCCTTCAGCCTTCAAGAACTGTTACAAGACCCTGTTGGTAGAGACCAGCTTACAAGGTTTTTAGATAAGGAATTCAGTGGAGAAAATTTGAA ATTTTGGGAAGCTGTTCAGGAATTGAAAACTTTACCCCAGAAAGAAAttcaaactaaaataaatgaaatttggaATGAATACTTGGGCCCAGATGCTAGTTGTCCAATTAACGTTGATTCTCGATCTTACGAGATAACGAAGAAGAATTTGCAGAAACCTGATCGATGGTGCTTCGACGTAGCAGCG gCGCATGTTTATCACCTGATGAAAAGCGATAGTTATTCGAGGTATCTACGGTCGGAAATGTATAAGGACTTCCTAAATGGCTCGAAGAAAAAG acTTCTGTGAAAGGTATTCGTTCTATTGTGTCATTTAGCGGAAGAAGAGACACAACCACCTCCTAA